One window of Silvimonas iriomotensis genomic DNA carries:
- a CDS encoding carbohydrate ABC transporter permease codes for MNDKAPIWVGVLGWAVALVIFMPIFIIAITAFKTEQDAYSLSLVFTPTLQSFHEVFERSHYLSFVTNSVIVSFGSTLLSLAIAIPAAYSLAFFPGPRAQKTLLWMLSTKMMPAVGVLIPIYLLAKNSGLLDSVTGLVIIYTLINLPIAVWMAFTYFNEVPKEILEAARIDGASAWQEMLHLLLPTSLPGLASTALLLVILSWNEAFWSLNLSSSSAAPLTVFIASYSNPEGLFWAKLSAASLLAVAPILCLGWIAQKQLVRGMTFGAVK; via the coding sequence ATGAATGACAAAGCCCCGATCTGGGTCGGCGTGCTGGGCTGGGCGGTCGCGCTGGTCATCTTCATGCCCATCTTCATCATCGCCATTACCGCGTTCAAAACCGAGCAGGATGCGTACTCGCTCAGCCTGGTGTTCACGCCCACCCTGCAAAGCTTTCATGAGGTCTTCGAGCGCAGCCATTACCTGTCGTTTGTCACCAACTCGGTGATTGTGTCGTTTGGCTCGACCTTGCTCTCGCTGGCGATTGCCATTCCGGCGGCGTATTCACTGGCGTTTTTCCCGGGCCCGCGTGCCCAGAAAACGCTGTTGTGGATGCTCTCGACCAAAATGATGCCGGCCGTGGGTGTGCTGATCCCGATCTATCTGCTGGCCAAAAATAGCGGCTTGCTCGATAGCGTGACCGGCCTTGTGATCATCTACACCCTGATCAATCTGCCGATTGCCGTGTGGATGGCCTTTACCTATTTCAACGAAGTCCCCAAGGAAATCCTGGAAGCCGCGCGCATTGATGGCGCCAGCGCCTGGCAGGAAATGCTGCACCTGCTGTTGCCAACGTCCTTACCCGGTTTGGCATCTACCGCGCTGTTGCTGGTGATCCTGTCGTGGAACGAGGCGTTCTGGAGCCTCAATCTGTCCAGCTCCAGTGCTGCGCCGCTGACCGTGTTCATTGCCTCGTATTCCAATCCGGAAGGCTTGTTCTGGGCCAAGCTCTCAGCTGCCTCTTTGCTGGCCGTGGCGCCCATTCTGTGCCTGGGCTGGATCGCGCAAAAGCAACTGGTACGCGGCATGACCTTCGGGGCCGTGAAATGA
- a CDS encoding HigA family addiction module antitoxin: MPSAMHNPPHPGEALREDILPALDLTVSQAAIELGVTRAALSRILHGHAGISTEMALRLESWLGGPDAGPSAESWLRAQMAYDLWQSTLHGRRPKVMQVHTLPT, translated from the coding sequence ATGCCCAGCGCCATGCACAACCCGCCGCACCCCGGCGAAGCACTTCGTGAAGATATCCTGCCCGCACTGGACCTTACCGTCAGCCAGGCCGCCATTGAACTCGGGGTAACCCGCGCCGCCCTGTCACGCATTCTGCATGGCCATGCCGGTATATCGACCGAAATGGCTCTGCGACTTGAAAGCTGGCTGGGCGGCCCCGACGCTGGCCCCAGCGCGGAAAGCTGGCTGCGTGCGCAGATGGCTTATGACTTGTGGCAATCCACCCTGCACGGCCGGCGACCCAAGGTCATGCAGGTGCATACACTGCCAACATAA
- a CDS encoding HAD family hydrolase codes for MTLKHLICDCDGVLLDSESVALAAILDGLSGRMERAQLDAFLRPRLGMTLHHIADDMARVLGLHLTHDETMHLEASVEDRCIVEAQAIDGVRNALRKVALPMAVASNSSQPRVEAGLRNAGLWTLFAGRIYTPGRGLRPKPAPDLYRAACQGLTADPATTLVLEDSVAGVTAARAAGLTVLGFVGARHGEPAAAQRLRDAGATDVFDDMTTLPARLAAWH; via the coding sequence ATGACCCTGAAGCACCTGATCTGCGATTGCGACGGCGTCTTGCTCGATAGCGAAAGCGTGGCGCTGGCCGCCATTCTGGACGGCCTTTCCGGGCGTATGGAGCGCGCGCAGCTTGATGCCTTTCTGCGGCCGCGCCTGGGTATGACCCTGCACCACATCGCAGACGACATGGCGCGCGTGCTGGGCCTGCATCTGACACATGACGAGACGATGCATCTGGAAGCATCAGTAGAAGACCGCTGCATCGTCGAAGCCCAGGCCATTGATGGCGTGCGCAATGCGCTGCGCAAGGTGGCCCTGCCCATGGCGGTGGCCAGCAACAGCAGCCAGCCGCGGGTTGAGGCCGGTTTGCGCAATGCCGGACTGTGGACGCTGTTTGCCGGCCGTATCTACACGCCAGGCCGTGGTTTGCGCCCCAAGCCCGCGCCAGACCTGTACCGCGCGGCCTGCCAGGGTTTGACGGCGGATCCGGCCACCACGCTGGTGCTGGAAGACAGCGTGGCCGGCGTCACCGCGGCGCGCGCGGCCGGGTTGACGGTGCTGGGTTTTGTCGGCGCCCGCCATGGCGAGCCCGCAGCAGCCCAACGTCTGCGTGATGCCGGTGCAACCGATGTTTTTGACGATATGACGACGTTGCCGGCGCGCCTTGCCGCCTGGCATTAA
- a CDS encoding carbohydrate ABC transporter permease gives MTQHVLEALPAGTAAAVAPAPRRKPVTPLARLLLTPSVAVLFLWMIVPLAMTLYFSVIRYNLLSPDQTGFVGLDNYKYLLEDPTFWPSIGRTLVLIGSVLAISVIGGTLVAVLFDQPFAGRGIARLLVIAPFFVMPTVSALIWKNMVLHPVYGLWAGIFRHLGLQPIDWLADYPMWSVIVMVAWQWLPFAFLILLTSLQSLDTEQKEAAQLDGAGSVRIFVYITLPHLSRAIAVVIMIETIFLLSIFAEIFTSTAGGPGNETTTLTWLIYSIGLQQFDIGIASAGGVIAVVLANIVSIFLVRMLARNLKGEYDK, from the coding sequence ATGACTCAACACGTTCTTGAAGCCCTGCCAGCGGGTACGGCGGCTGCAGTGGCGCCTGCGCCCCGGCGCAAGCCGGTGACACCGCTGGCCAGGTTGCTGCTTACGCCATCGGTGGCCGTCCTCTTTTTGTGGATGATCGTGCCGCTGGCCATGACGCTGTATTTTTCTGTGATCCGTTACAACCTGCTCAGCCCGGATCAGACCGGCTTTGTCGGCCTGGATAACTACAAATACCTGCTGGAAGACCCGACTTTCTGGCCCTCGATCGGCCGCACGCTGGTACTGATTGGCTCGGTACTGGCGATCTCTGTCATTGGCGGCACGCTGGTGGCGGTGTTGTTTGACCAACCCTTTGCAGGCCGCGGTATCGCCCGACTCCTTGTTATCGCGCCTTTTTTTGTGATGCCCACGGTCAGCGCGCTGATCTGGAAAAACATGGTGCTGCATCCGGTGTACGGCTTGTGGGCGGGGATATTCCGCCACCTGGGCCTGCAGCCCATCGACTGGCTGGCGGATTACCCCATGTGGTCGGTGATCGTGATGGTGGCGTGGCAGTGGTTGCCGTTTGCCTTCCTGATTTTGCTGACGTCGCTGCAATCACTGGATACCGAGCAAAAAGAAGCCGCGCAGCTGGATGGCGCCGGCTCCGTGCGCATCTTTGTCTACATCACGCTGCCGCACCTGTCGCGCGCTATTGCCGTGGTGATCATGATCGAGACCATCTTCCTGCTGTCGATCTTTGCCGAGATTTTCACCTCTACCGCAGGCGGCCCGGGCAATGAAACCACCACGCTGACCTGGCTGATTTACTCGATTGGTCTGCAACAGTTTGATATCGGGATTGCCTCGGCCGGCGGTGTCATTGCCGTGGTGCTGGCCAATATCGTGTCGATCTTCCTTGTGCGCATGCTCGCCAGAAACCTCAAAGGGGAGTACGACAAATGA
- a CDS encoding sugar-binding transcriptional regulator, with product MSKQQEKLDQAARAAWMYYVANNTQHEIADHLGISRQMAQRLVAYAVEQGLVRVSVQHEITDCLALAEQMKARFGLSLCRVVPASGESEGLRRMLAVAGAEVMTQFLQSETPIVVNLGSGRTLKAVIDELTEIERPQHRIVSMVGAIATDGASNRYDVALRTAEKTGSKYFMLPAPLIADSAEDCRQWCSHRVYRVVSELSAHADVTFIGIGSVGPGCPLEEDGFLSKEEIGQLVSEGAAGEIIGHAVNHEGRPISSPITDRVTSLQLPTAVERPVIAFAGGASKYAALNAALRGKWLSGLVTDEESARQALAMTE from the coding sequence ATGTCTAAACAGCAAGAAAAACTGGATCAGGCCGCGCGGGCCGCGTGGATGTATTACGTTGCCAACAACACCCAGCATGAGATCGCCGATCACCTGGGCATCTCGCGCCAGATGGCACAGCGCCTCGTGGCGTACGCCGTAGAACAAGGCCTGGTACGGGTCAGCGTGCAGCATGAAATCACCGACTGCCTGGCCTTGGCCGAGCAGATGAAAGCTCGCTTTGGCTTGAGCCTGTGCCGCGTGGTGCCTGCCAGCGGTGAATCTGAAGGCCTGCGCCGCATGCTGGCCGTGGCGGGCGCCGAGGTCATGACGCAGTTCTTGCAGTCCGAAACCCCGATCGTGGTGAATCTGGGCTCTGGCCGGACCCTCAAGGCCGTGATCGACGAATTGACAGAGATCGAGCGCCCGCAACATCGCATCGTCTCGATGGTCGGCGCCATTGCCACTGACGGCGCTTCCAACCGCTACGACGTAGCGCTGCGTACTGCAGAGAAAACCGGCAGCAAATACTTCATGCTGCCCGCCCCGCTGATTGCCGACAGCGCCGAAGACTGCCGCCAGTGGTGCAGCCACCGCGTGTACCGCGTAGTGAGCGAGTTGTCTGCCCACGCAGACGTGACTTTTATCGGCATCGGCTCAGTCGGCCCGGGCTGCCCGCTGGAAGAAGATGGTTTCTTGAGCAAAGAAGAGATCGGCCAGCTGGTTTCTGAGGGCGCGGCCGGTGAAATCATTGGTCATGCCGTCAATCACGAAGGCCGGCCCATCTCCTCGCCCATCACCGACCGCGTCACCAGCCTGCAATTGCCCACCGCCGTGGAACGCCCGGTGATCGCCTTTGCCGGTGGCGCCAGCAAATACGCCGCATTGAACGCAGCACTGCGCGGGAAATGGTTGTCAGGGCTGGTGACGGATGAAGAATCAGCGCGTCAGGCGCTGGCGATGACGGAATAA
- a CDS encoding ABC transporter ATP-binding protein: MASMTLRDVQKSYESVEVLRNINLDIADGEFVVFVGPSGCGKSTLLRMIAGLEEITGGELQIGGTRMNDVPASKRGIAMVFQSYALYPHMTLYNNMAFGLKIAGKSREEIDVAVKHAAKILHIDHLLDRKPKALSGGQRQRVAIGRAITREPSVFLFDEPLSNLDAALRVKMRLEFAKLHDDLKTTMIYVTHDQVEAMTLADKIVVLSAGRIEQVGSPHTLYHHPANRFVAGFIGSPKMNFIEGEVAGIGPDHVKVQLAGGVQLVAVDGSGLKVGDKVTVGIRPEHVAIDGAGQIQATVTAQESLGDHAFVYATYAGAPDGLILRVPDEDEYVHGSTVQLYADPNRCHLFAADGSACPRVKLQAAA; this comes from the coding sequence ATGGCCAGCATGACCTTGCGGGATGTGCAAAAGAGTTACGAGTCGGTTGAAGTCTTGCGCAATATCAATCTGGATATCGCAGATGGCGAGTTTGTGGTGTTCGTCGGCCCGTCTGGCTGCGGCAAATCCACGCTGCTGCGCATGATTGCCGGGCTGGAAGAAATCACCGGCGGCGAGTTGCAAATTGGCGGCACCCGCATGAACGACGTGCCCGCCAGCAAGCGCGGCATCGCCATGGTGTTCCAGAGCTACGCGCTGTACCCGCACATGACGCTGTACAACAACATGGCGTTTGGCTTGAAGATTGCCGGCAAATCCAGAGAAGAAATCGATGTGGCGGTGAAGCACGCCGCCAAAATCCTGCATATCGACCATTTGCTGGATCGCAAACCCAAGGCGCTTTCCGGCGGGCAACGGCAGCGTGTGGCGATTGGCCGCGCCATCACCCGCGAGCCCTCTGTGTTTCTGTTTGATGAGCCGCTATCCAATCTGGATGCCGCGCTGCGCGTAAAAATGCGGCTGGAGTTCGCCAAGCTGCACGACGATCTGAAGACCACCATGATTTACGTGACGCACGATCAGGTGGAAGCCATGACGCTGGCCGACAAGATCGTCGTGTTGTCGGCCGGGCGGATTGAGCAGGTCGGCTCGCCGCATACGCTGTACCACCATCCGGCCAACCGTTTTGTCGCCGGGTTTATCGGCTCGCCCAAGATGAATTTCATTGAAGGCGAGGTCGCCGGCATTGGCCCGGATCACGTCAAGGTGCAACTGGCCGGCGGGGTGCAACTGGTTGCCGTTGATGGCAGCGGTTTGAAGGTGGGCGACAAGGTCACGGTCGGCATTCGCCCGGAACATGTGGCCATTGATGGCGCGGGCCAGATTCAGGCCACGGTGACCGCTCAGGAGTCTTTGGGCGATCACGCTTTTGTGTATGCCACGTATGCCGGTGCGCCGGATGGCCTGATCCTGCGCGTGCCGGACGAAGACGAATACGTGCACGGCAGCACCGTACAACTGTATGCCGACCCCAATCGTTGCCACTTGTTTGCCGCCGACGGCAGCGCCTGCCCGCGGGTCAAGCTGCAGGCCGCGGCGTAA
- a CDS encoding type II toxin-antitoxin system RelE/ParE family toxin has protein sequence MIKHFRHKGLRQFFETGSTAGIQPSHAGRPGRQLARLDVALHPQDMNLPGWRLHALTGHLAGHWAVTVSGSWRMTFRLESGHAELVDDQDYH, from the coding sequence ATGATCAAGCACTTCAGGCACAAAGGCCTTCGTCAGTTTTTTGAGACCGGTAGCACGGCGGGCATTCAGCCATCGCACGCCGGGCGACCGGGCAGACAACTTGCCCGACTCGATGTGGCACTCCATCCGCAAGACATGAACCTGCCCGGCTGGCGCCTGCATGCACTGACAGGTCATTTGGCCGGCCACTGGGCCGTCACCGTGTCTGGCAGCTGGCGCATGACTTTCCGGCTTGAAAGCGGCCACGCCGAGCTTGTTGATGATCAGGACTACCATTGA
- the dalD gene encoding D-arabinitol 4-dehydrogenase, with protein MNTHANGPCTWLHLGAGSFHRAHQAWYLHRLREAGDHGWTLALGNIREDMSPLLAALARQRGEYTLETITPEGVHQYETVRSIGKIVPWDAELAAVVEAGAAAQTRVISFTVTEAGYYLDQHFKLDIANPDLAADLKGGKRTIYGALHAILSARRAAGHGPVTLLNCDNLRHNGERFRDGMLQFLALREENDLADWVTVNTASPNCMVDRITPRPVPAVRERVKAATGFDDEVPVMGESFIQWVVEDHFIAGRPALENVGVEMVESVLPYEEAKIRILNASHSCIAWAGTLTGLTYIHEGTHVPSIRQMAYAYVTEDVIPCLSPSPIDLGKYRDVVLDRFGNPAIRDSNQRVAADGFSKIPGFIAPTLNECFKRGAVPVATAMLPALFYVFLQRWAAGKLPYEYQDGILDATATRAMLADADPIARFCADPMLWGAIAGKPEFVVLMRESVERVNGWLAAQ; from the coding sequence ATGAATACACATGCCAACGGGCCCTGCACCTGGTTGCACCTTGGGGCCGGCTCTTTCCATCGCGCGCATCAGGCCTGGTATCTGCACCGCCTGCGCGAGGCCGGTGATCACGGCTGGACCCTGGCACTGGGCAATATCCGCGAGGACATGTCGCCTTTGCTGGCCGCACTGGCGCGGCAGAGGGGCGAGTACACGCTGGAAACCATTACCCCGGAAGGTGTGCATCAGTATGAAACAGTGCGCTCCATCGGCAAGATCGTGCCGTGGGATGCCGAGCTTGCCGCAGTGGTCGAGGCAGGCGCCGCCGCGCAGACGCGCGTGATCTCGTTTACCGTGACCGAGGCCGGTTATTACCTGGATCAGCATTTCAAGCTGGATATCGCCAACCCGGATCTGGCGGCAGACCTGAAAGGCGGCAAACGCACCATTTACGGCGCGCTGCACGCCATTCTCAGTGCCCGCCGCGCGGCCGGCCATGGCCCGGTCACGCTGTTGAACTGCGACAACCTGCGCCACAACGGCGAACGGTTCCGCGATGGCATGCTGCAATTCCTGGCCCTGCGTGAAGAGAACGATCTGGCAGACTGGGTGACCGTGAACACCGCCAGCCCCAACTGCATGGTGGACCGCATTACCCCGCGCCCGGTGCCGGCCGTGCGGGAACGCGTCAAAGCCGCCACCGGGTTTGATGATGAAGTGCCGGTGATGGGCGAGAGCTTTATCCAGTGGGTGGTAGAAGACCACTTTATTGCCGGCCGTCCGGCGCTGGAGAACGTCGGCGTCGAGATGGTCGAATCGGTCTTGCCGTATGAAGAGGCCAAGATCCGTATCCTGAACGCCAGCCACAGCTGCATTGCCTGGGCCGGCACGCTGACCGGCCTGACGTATATCCATGAAGGCACGCACGTCCCCTCGATCCGGCAGATGGCCTACGCTTATGTCACCGAAGACGTGATCCCGTGCCTGTCACCCAGCCCGATCGATCTGGGCAAATATCGTGATGTGGTGCTGGACCGTTTTGGCAATCCGGCCATTCGCGACAGCAACCAGCGCGTGGCCGCCGATGGTTTTTCCAAAATCCCCGGCTTTATTGCGCCGACGCTGAACGAATGCTTCAAACGCGGCGCGGTGCCGGTGGCGACCGCCATGTTGCCGGCGCTCTTTTATGTGTTCTTGCAGCGCTGGGCCGCCGGCAAGTTGCCATATGAATACCAGGACGGCATTCTGGACGCCACGGCGACGCGCGCCATGCTGGCAGATGCAGACCCGATTGCCCGTTTTTGCGCTGATCCCATGCTATGGGGCGCCATTGCCGGCAAGCCGGAGTTTGTTGTGCTGATGCGTGAATCGGTCGAGCGCGTGAATGGCTGGCTGGCCGCGCAGTAA
- a CDS encoding ABC transporter substrate-binding protein: MKRNAMICAVSAATFAAAGFASAATVTIATINNPDMIELQKLSKQFEAANPDIQLKWVTLEENVLRQRVTTDIATGSGQFDLMTIGAYETPIWAKKGWLTPLNLPGSYDVNDVIKPVRDGLSLNGKLYAVPFYSESSMTYYRKDLFDAKGLKMPEQPTWNDISGFAAKLTDKANGVYGICLRGQAGWGENMALVGTMVNTFGGRWFDENWKPTIDTPEWKKAVTTYVDILNKYGPPGASANGFNENLVLFGSGKCAMWIDATVAAGMLYNGKESKVSDKVAFAQAPIGTTPKGAHWQWMWSLAVPKSSKNQDAAQKFAAWATSKEYIGLVAKDLGWASVPSGTRESTYANPEYQKAAPFAAFVLNAIKTANPTDATVQKVPYIGIQFATIPEFQSIGTVVGQQVAGALTGKSSVDAALKSSQALAERAMRQAGYLK; this comes from the coding sequence ATGAAACGCAATGCCATGATTTGCGCCGTGAGCGCGGCCACCTTTGCCGCGGCCGGTTTTGCCAGCGCCGCCACCGTGACCATCGCCACCATCAACAACCCGGACATGATCGAACTGCAAAAGCTCTCGAAGCAGTTCGAAGCCGCCAATCCGGATATCCAGCTCAAGTGGGTGACGCTGGAAGAAAACGTACTGCGCCAGCGCGTGACCACCGACATTGCCACCGGTTCGGGCCAGTTTGACCTGATGACCATTGGTGCGTACGAAACCCCGATCTGGGCCAAGAAAGGCTGGCTGACCCCGCTGAACCTGCCGGGCAGTTACGACGTCAACGACGTGATCAAGCCCGTGCGTGACGGCTTGTCGCTCAATGGCAAGCTCTACGCTGTGCCGTTTTATTCTGAAAGCTCCATGACCTACTACCGCAAAGACTTGTTCGATGCCAAAGGTCTGAAGATGCCGGAACAGCCGACCTGGAACGATATCTCTGGCTTTGCGGCCAAGCTCACTGATAAAGCCAATGGCGTGTATGGCATTTGTTTGCGTGGTCAGGCCGGTTGGGGCGAAAACATGGCGCTGGTCGGCACCATGGTCAATACCTTTGGTGGCCGCTGGTTTGACGAGAACTGGAAGCCCACCATTGATACGCCCGAGTGGAAAAAAGCCGTCACCACTTATGTGGATATCCTGAACAAATACGGCCCTCCGGGCGCCAGTGCCAACGGTTTCAATGAAAACCTGGTGCTGTTTGGCAGCGGCAAGTGTGCCATGTGGATCGACGCCACCGTCGCCGCCGGCATGCTGTACAACGGCAAGGAATCCAAGGTGTCCGATAAGGTCGCCTTCGCCCAGGCCCCGATCGGCACCACGCCGAAGGGCGCGCACTGGCAGTGGATGTGGTCGCTGGCGGTGCCCAAGTCGTCCAAGAACCAGGACGCTGCGCAGAAATTTGCCGCGTGGGCGACCAGCAAGGAATACATCGGGCTGGTGGCCAAGGATCTGGGCTGGGCTTCGGTGCCGTCCGGTACGCGTGAATCCACCTACGCCAATCCGGAATACCAGAAAGCCGCGCCGTTTGCTGCCTTTGTGCTGAACGCCATCAAGACGGCCAACCCGACTGACGCCACCGTGCAGAAAGTGCCTTATATCGGCATCCAGTTCGCCACCATTCCAGAGTTCCAGTCCATCGGTACTGTGGTTGGCCAGCAAGTGGCCGGCGCACTGACAGGCAAGAGCTCGGTCGACGCCGCGCTCAAGTCATCGCAAGCGCTGGCCGAACGCGCCATGCGCCAGGCGGGTTATCTGAAGTAA
- a CDS encoding heme-degrading domain-containing protein — MTDFAKDLAAIKRQEEVLQFDRFDTDEAWKLGCRLRDMAVARKAPITIEITLNGQRLFYVSMPGTTPVNDDWVRRKRNVVELHHHSTYFIGQGCRQSGMTLTDKIGVPLADYATNGGAFPLLIKGAGCVGSVIVSGLAQRDDHGFVVEALAAHLGVSLDGLMLD; from the coding sequence ATGACCGATTTTGCCAAAGACCTGGCCGCGATCAAGCGCCAGGAAGAAGTGCTGCAGTTTGACCGGTTCGATACCGATGAAGCCTGGAAGCTGGGCTGCCGCCTGCGTGATATGGCCGTGGCGCGCAAGGCGCCAATCACCATTGAAATCACGCTTAATGGCCAGCGTCTGTTTTACGTCTCCATGCCCGGCACGACGCCGGTGAATGATGACTGGGTGCGTCGCAAACGCAATGTGGTCGAACTGCATCATCACAGCACGTATTTTATTGGCCAGGGTTGCCGGCAATCCGGTATGACCCTGACTGACAAAATCGGCGTGCCGCTGGCCGACTACGCCACCAACGGCGGCGCTTTTCCCCTGTTGATCAAAGGCGCGGGCTGCGTGGGTAGTGTGATTGTGTCCGGTCTGGCGCAGCGTGACGATCACGGCTTTGTGGTCGAAGCGCTGGCAGCGCACCTGGGGGTGTCGCTGGACGGGTTGATGCTGGATTGA
- a CDS encoding alpha/beta fold hydrolase gives MNTLKANGITLAWDSFGDESAEPLLLIAGLGTQMIRWTVPFCEALAARGFRVIRFDNRDTGGSTWFDQHPALDFPALAAALQAGKPPVLAYRLEDMAADAVGLLDALGIAQAHVVGRSMGGMIAQLVASHYPERVLSLTSIMASSGNPALPGAAPEVMALMTRPAPDPQTDLEGFIAHGLAFAQRIAGKGYPFYPALQRQWLLEEIRRGRSTGGFARQLAAIALSADRRAQLAKIRVPSLVLHGTDDPLFLPVCAQDTASAIPGARLMILPGMGHDLPLVLYDTVVDAIARHQTTPAQARVNVT, from the coding sequence ATGAACACGCTCAAGGCAAACGGCATTACGCTGGCCTGGGACAGTTTTGGCGACGAATCGGCAGAACCATTGTTGCTGATTGCGGGGCTGGGCACGCAAATGATCCGCTGGACCGTGCCGTTTTGTGAGGCGCTGGCCGCGCGCGGTTTCCGGGTTATCCGCTTTGATAATCGCGACACCGGCGGCTCCACCTGGTTTGATCAACACCCCGCGCTGGATTTTCCGGCACTGGCCGCCGCCTTGCAGGCCGGCAAGCCGCCCGTGCTGGCGTACCGGCTGGAAGACATGGCCGCCGATGCGGTGGGCTTGCTTGATGCGCTGGGTATCGCACAGGCGCATGTGGTGGGCCGGTCCATGGGCGGGATGATTGCGCAACTTGTCGCCAGCCATTACCCGGAGCGGGTGTTGTCGCTGACTTCGATCATGGCCAGTTCCGGCAATCCGGCATTGCCAGGTGCTGCACCAGAAGTCATGGCGCTGATGACGCGGCCCGCGCCAGACCCGCAAACCGATCTTGAAGGCTTTATTGCCCACGGTCTGGCTTTTGCGCAGCGCATCGCCGGCAAGGGGTATCCGTTCTACCCGGCGTTGCAGCGGCAATGGTTGCTGGAAGAAATTCGCCGTGGCCGCAGCACCGGTGGCTTTGCCCGGCAGCTTGCCGCGATTGCGCTCAGCGCAGACCGGCGCGCGCAATTGGCAAAGATCCGGGTGCCGTCGCTGGTATTGCACGGCACGGATGATCCGCTGTTTTTGCCGGTTTGTGCGCAAGACACCGCCAGTGCGATCCCCGGGGCGCGTCTCATGATCCTGCCTGGCATGGGTCATGACTTGCCGCTGGTCCTCTACGACACCGTGGTTGATGCCATCGCCAGACACCAAACTACGCCTGCGCAGGCCAGGGTAAACGTGACTTGA
- the xylB gene encoding xylulokinase, whose translation MYLGIDLGTSEVKVVLLDSRNNIVATAGTTLTVSRPHPRWSEQDPAAWWDATVEAVDKLRAAHPAQFAEVRAIGLSGQMHGAVVLDAADKVLRPAILWNDMRAADECRELTELAPDLHDIAGNLAMPGFTAPKLLWLRRHEPDIYARTATVLLPKDWLRLKLTGEKASDPSDAAGTLWLDVARRDWSDTLLAATGLTRDHMPKLVEGDAVSGFLRPELAARWGLSTGVMVAGGGGDNATSAVGIGATAPGDGFISLGTSGVMFVVNDRFRPNPASAVHAFCHALPNRWHQMSVVLSAASCLRWLCRLTSTDEATLLPEVAALSADMLDQSPVFLPYLSGERTPHNDPFAQGVFHGMTHATDRAMLGYSVLEGVTFALKDGLDALSEAGTTVDTLSLMGGGARSPYWAQLIADVLNLRIVTHHGGEAGGALGAARLGWLCAGGNEADICQKPPVRAEYLPQTQRADILAHRLAFYRDLYRQRPQAHLVRG comes from the coding sequence ATGTATCTGGGCATTGATCTGGGCACGTCTGAAGTCAAAGTTGTGCTGCTCGATAGCCGCAACAACATTGTGGCCACCGCAGGGACCACGCTGACCGTCAGCCGCCCGCATCCACGCTGGTCAGAGCAAGACCCGGCCGCGTGGTGGGATGCCACGGTCGAGGCCGTCGACAAACTGCGTGCCGCGCACCCGGCGCAGTTTGCCGAAGTGCGCGCCATTGGCCTGTCTGGCCAGATGCATGGCGCGGTGGTGCTGGATGCGGCCGACAAGGTCTTGCGCCCGGCCATCTTGTGGAACGACATGCGCGCCGCTGATGAATGCCGTGAACTGACCGAACTTGCGCCTGATCTGCATGACATTGCCGGCAACCTGGCCATGCCGGGGTTTACCGCACCCAAACTTTTGTGGCTGCGCCGGCATGAACCGGATATCTACGCCAGAACGGCGACTGTGTTGCTGCCCAAAGACTGGCTGCGCCTGAAGCTGACTGGCGAAAAAGCCTCGGACCCCTCTGACGCGGCCGGCACCTTGTGGCTGGATGTCGCCAGGCGGGACTGGTCTGACACCTTGCTGGCCGCCACCGGGCTGACCCGCGATCACATGCCCAAACTGGTGGAAGGCGATGCCGTGTCCGGCTTCCTGCGCCCGGAACTGGCCGCGCGCTGGGGTTTGTCGACCGGTGTGATGGTGGCCGGCGGTGGTGGCGACAATGCCACCAGCGCGGTTGGCATTGGGGCGACCGCGCCGGGCGACGGGTTTATTTCGCTGGGCACTTCTGGCGTCATGTTTGTGGTGAACGACCGGTTCCGGCCCAACCCGGCCTCGGCCGTGCATGCGTTCTGTCATGCCTTGCCCAATCGCTGGCACCAGATGAGCGTGGTGCTCTCTGCCGCCAGCTGCCTGCGCTGGTTGTGCCGGTTAACAAGTACCGACGAAGCGACCTTGCTGCCTGAAGTCGCGGCACTGTCGGCCGACATGCTGGATCAGTCGCCCGTGTTCTTGCCGTATCTGTCGGGCGAGCGCACGCCGCACAATGACCCGTTCGCTCAGGGCGTATTTCACGGCATGACCCACGCGACCGATCGCGCCATGCTGGGTTATTCAGTGCTTGAAGGCGTGACGTTCGCGCTCAAGGATGGTCTGGACGCGCTGAGCGAGGCGGGCACCACCGTCGATACGCTGTCGCTGATGGGGGGCGGCGCCCGCAGCCCGTACTGGGCGCAACTGATTGCAGACGTGCTTAACCTGCGCATTGTCACGCATCACGGCGGTGAGGCCGGCGGCGCGCTGGGGGCGGCGCGTCTGGGCTGGTTGTGTGCCGGCGGGAACGAGGCCGATATCTGCCAGAAGCCGCCAGTGCGCGCGGAATACCTGCCGCAAACCCAGCGGGCTGACATCCTGGCGCACCGGCTGGCGTTTTATCGCGACCTGTACCGGCAGCGGCCGCAAGCGCATCTGGTACGCGGCTGA